The proteins below are encoded in one region of Rhizobacter sp.:
- the cadA gene encoding cadmium-translocating P-type ATPase translates to MTSPQAGLALPLPPLTPREKAALDDDASLARCTRWRQAADGRREAESVFALQGMYCAACAGVIEAALRRVPGVESAEVNAASERALVRWDASRTRASALVDAVQAAGYRALPAEHEAARTARQRESRQALWRLFVAGFCMMQVMMLTTPGYLAAPGEIAPDLAALMSWAAWVLTLPVLLFSAGPFFKGAWQALRQKRVGMDVPVALGIAVTFVAGTVATFEPGGLFGADPYLDSMTMFVSFLLAGRWLELRARHRSTEALDALLQRLPDAVERLGDDGTAETVPVARLQVGDRVRVAAGQAFPGDALVLDGSTQVDEAMLTGESRPVERAVGDAVVGGSLNLAAPVTVRLQKLGEGTRYQQIVELLQHALTQRPGVMRLADRWAGPFLLGVLVLAAGAAAVWSVIDPTRAVWVAVAVLIVTCPCALSLAAPAALLAATGGLARRGVLVQRLDAIEALGAVDTAVFDKTGTLTQDRLVLAVTHVSPQADRAALLARAASLAALSRHPLSVALVQALPAAAPAWSEVHEAAGQGIEARDEQGRLWRLGAPGWVGLSVPTEATRPRVACAPQDATADEQVLFEFDEALRTDAHEALQGLVAHGLQVRLLSGDAEGSVQAVAHRLGIAQTQSQATPEDKLRAIESLQGQGHRVLMVGDGLNDGPVLARADVSFALAHGSALAQQRSDFIVLGSRLGEIPAALDRARKTVRVMRQNLGWALAYNAACVPLALAGYLPPWAAGLGMAASSLFVVLNALRLSR, encoded by the coding sequence ATGACCTCTCCCCAGGCCGGCTTGGCCCTGCCCCTGCCTCCCTTGACGCCGCGCGAGAAGGCGGCGCTCGACGACGACGCGTCGCTCGCGCGCTGCACACGCTGGCGCCAGGCGGCCGACGGGCGGCGTGAGGCCGAATCCGTCTTCGCCCTGCAGGGCATGTATTGCGCCGCCTGTGCCGGCGTGATCGAAGCCGCGCTCCGGCGCGTGCCCGGTGTCGAGAGCGCTGAAGTCAACGCCGCGAGCGAGCGCGCCCTGGTGCGCTGGGACGCCTCGCGCACCCGCGCCTCGGCCCTGGTCGACGCGGTGCAGGCCGCCGGCTACCGCGCGCTGCCGGCCGAGCATGAAGCGGCCCGCACGGCACGCCAGCGCGAGTCGCGCCAGGCCTTGTGGCGGCTCTTCGTCGCGGGCTTCTGCATGATGCAGGTGATGATGCTCACCACGCCCGGCTACCTGGCCGCGCCCGGTGAGATCGCCCCCGACCTCGCGGCGCTGATGAGCTGGGCCGCGTGGGTGCTGACCCTGCCGGTGCTGCTCTTCTCGGCCGGCCCCTTCTTCAAGGGCGCGTGGCAGGCGCTGCGGCAAAAGCGCGTGGGGATGGACGTGCCGGTGGCGCTCGGCATCGCCGTCACCTTCGTCGCCGGCACGGTGGCGACCTTCGAGCCGGGTGGCCTCTTCGGCGCCGACCCGTACCTCGATTCGATGACCATGTTCGTGAGCTTCCTGCTTGCCGGTCGCTGGCTGGAGCTGCGCGCCCGGCACCGCAGCACCGAAGCGCTCGATGCACTCCTGCAGCGCCTGCCCGACGCGGTGGAGCGGCTGGGCGACGACGGCACGGCCGAGACCGTGCCGGTCGCGCGCCTGCAGGTCGGCGACCGCGTGCGCGTGGCCGCCGGCCAGGCCTTCCCCGGCGATGCGCTGGTGCTCGACGGCAGCACGCAGGTCGACGAAGCCATGCTCACCGGCGAATCGCGCCCGGTGGAGCGTGCGGTGGGCGATGCGGTGGTGGGCGGTAGCCTCAACCTCGCGGCGCCCGTGACCGTGCGCCTGCAGAAACTCGGCGAAGGCACGCGCTACCAGCAGATCGTGGAACTGCTCCAACACGCGCTCACGCAGCGCCCCGGTGTGATGCGCCTGGCCGACCGCTGGGCCGGCCCGTTCCTGCTCGGCGTGCTCGTGCTGGCAGCGGGGGCGGCGGCCGTGTGGAGCGTGATCGACCCGACGCGCGCCGTGTGGGTGGCCGTGGCCGTGCTCATCGTCACCTGCCCGTGTGCGCTCTCGCTGGCGGCGCCGGCCGCACTGCTGGCTGCGACCGGCGGGCTCGCACGCCGTGGTGTGCTGGTGCAGCGGCTCGACGCCATCGAAGCGCTTGGCGCTGTCGACACCGCTGTCTTCGACAAGACCGGCACGCTGACGCAAGACCGTCTGGTGCTCGCCGTCACACATGTGTCGCCGCAGGCTGACCGTGCCGCGCTGCTGGCCCGGGCCGCGTCGCTCGCCGCGCTGTCGCGCCACCCCTTGTCGGTGGCACTCGTGCAGGCCTTGCCCGCTGCGGCGCCGGCCTGGAGCGAGGTGCACGAAGCCGCAGGGCAGGGCATCGAGGCGCGTGACGAGCAGGGCCGCCTTTGGCGCCTCGGCGCGCCCGGCTGGGTGGGGCTCAGCGTGCCCACCGAGGCCACGCGCCCGCGCGTCGCCTGCGCGCCGCAAGACGCCACGGCCGACGAGCAGGTGCTGTTCGAATTCGACGAAGCGCTGCGCACCGATGCACACGAAGCGCTGCAAGGCCTCGTGGCCCACGGGCTGCAGGTGCGGCTCCTCTCGGGTGACGCCGAAGGCAGCGTGCAGGCCGTGGCCCACCGCCTGGGCATCGCGCAGACGCAGAGCCAGGCGACACCGGAAGACAAGCTGCGCGCCATCGAGTCGCTGCAAGGGCAGGGCCACCGCGTGCTGATGGTGGGCGACGGCCTCAACGACGGCCCGGTGCTCGCCCGTGCCGACGTGTCGTTCGCCCTCGCCCATGGCAGCGCACTCGCGCAGCAGCGCTCCGATTTCATCGTGCTCGGCAGCCGCCTCGGTGAGATCCCGGCCGCACTCGACCGCGCCCGCAAGACCGTGCGCGTGATGCGCCAGAACCTCGGCTGGGCGCTTGCCTACAACGCCGCCTGCGTGCCGCTTGCGCTCGCCGGCTACCTGCCGCCGTGGGCCGCCGGCCTGGGCATGGCGGCCAGTTCGCTCTTCGTCGTGCTCAACGCTCTGCGGCTTTCACGCTGA
- the ccoP gene encoding cytochrome-c oxidase, cbb3-type subunit III — translation MSDFFNSGWSTFIAVTTVVSLIACLALLIIASRRKPMANDNTTGHVWDVDLVELNNPLPRWWMVLFVLTVVCGGAYVFLYPGLGSSAGTLNWTSTGQYEAEQKKAATAMAAVYARYASQPAEVLAKDAGAMGIGERLFVNNCAACHGSDARGSKGFPNLTDSDWLYGGSLETIKETIANGRQGVMPPMAAAVGSAQDVVNVANYVLSLSGSPHNAIQAAAGREKFVACAACHGPGGKGTPALGAPNLTDKVWLHGWGEEAIVAMVNNGKTNVMPAHASRLTPEQIHVLGAYVWSLSRGAPTGP, via the coding sequence GTGAGTGACTTCTTCAACAGCGGTTGGTCGACCTTCATCGCCGTCACCACGGTGGTGTCGCTCATCGCCTGCCTGGCGCTGCTCATCATCGCCTCGCGCCGCAAGCCGATGGCCAACGACAACACCACCGGCCACGTGTGGGACGTCGACCTCGTCGAACTCAACAACCCGCTGCCACGCTGGTGGATGGTGCTGTTCGTGCTGACGGTGGTGTGCGGCGGTGCCTACGTCTTCCTCTACCCCGGCCTCGGCAGCAGCGCTGGCACGCTCAACTGGACGAGCACCGGCCAGTACGAAGCCGAGCAGAAGAAGGCCGCCACCGCGATGGCAGCCGTCTATGCGCGCTACGCCTCGCAGCCCGCCGAAGTGCTGGCCAAGGATGCCGGCGCGATGGGCATCGGCGAGCGCCTCTTCGTCAACAACTGCGCCGCCTGCCACGGCTCCGACGCGCGCGGCAGCAAGGGCTTCCCCAACCTGACCGACAGCGACTGGCTCTACGGTGGCTCGCTCGAGACCATCAAGGAAACCATCGCCAACGGCCGCCAGGGCGTCATGCCCCCGATGGCCGCGGCCGTGGGCTCGGCGCAAGACGTGGTCAACGTCGCCAACTACGTGCTGAGCCTCTCGGGCAGCCCGCACAACGCCATCCAGGCGGCGGCCGGGCGCGAGAAGTTCGTCGCCTGCGCGGCCTGCCACGGCCCGGGTGGCAAGGGCACCCCGGCGCTCGGCGCGCCCAACCTCACCGACAAGGTGTGGCTGCACGGCTGGGGCGAAGAGGCGATCGTCGCGATGGTCAACAACGGCAAGACCAACGTCATGCCGGCGCACGCCTCGCGCCTGACGCCCGAGCAGATCCACGTGCTCGGCGCCTATGTGTGGAGCCTCTCCCGCGGAGCCCCCACCGGGCCCTGA
- the ccoO gene encoding cytochrome-c oxidase, cbb3-type subunit II, which yields MAQQHKESAFSHQKIETNNFLMIVLILLVVAVGGIVEIVPLFFQRSTTQPVEGLKPYTALQLAGRDVYVREGCYNCHSQMIRPFRAETLRYGKYSTAGEFVYDHPFQWGSKRTGPDLHRVGGKYSDDWHRLHLINPRDLVPESNMPAYPWLNKNLVDGQSLPNHLKALRVAGVPYTDADIAGATEAVKNKTELDALIAYLQVMGTALK from the coding sequence ATGGCTCAGCAACACAAAGAATCCGCTTTCAGTCACCAGAAGATCGAGACCAACAACTTCCTGATGATCGTGCTCATCCTGCTCGTGGTGGCGGTGGGCGGCATCGTGGAGATCGTGCCTCTGTTCTTCCAGCGCTCGACCACGCAGCCGGTGGAAGGGCTCAAGCCCTACACCGCGCTGCAACTCGCCGGGCGTGACGTCTACGTGCGCGAGGGTTGCTACAACTGCCACTCGCAGATGATCCGGCCCTTCCGTGCCGAGACGCTGCGCTACGGCAAGTACTCCACCGCGGGCGAGTTCGTCTACGACCACCCGTTCCAGTGGGGCAGCAAGCGCACCGGCCCCGACCTGCACCGAGTGGGCGGCAAGTACAGCGACGACTGGCACCGCCTGCACCTGATCAACCCGCGCGACCTGGTGCCCGAGTCGAACATGCCGGCCTACCCGTGGCTCAACAAGAACCTGGTCGACGGCCAATCGCTGCCCAACCACCTCAAGGCCCTGCGTGTGGCCGGCGTGCCCTACACCGACGCCGACATCGCCGGCGCCACCGAAGCGGTGAAGAACAAGACCGAGCTCGACGCGCTGATCGCCTACCTGCAGGTGATGGGCACCGCGCTCAAGTAA
- a CDS encoding acyl-CoA dehydrogenase family protein encodes MDFSHSPANLGLQGRVRDIMERLVLPSNRDWHRWADAGEYPLDVIEPLKACAKAEGLWNLFLPGLKSDEPGTRLSNTEYAPLAEIMGRVPWASEVFNCSAPDTGNIELLHLYATPAQRERWLRPLLEGTMRSCYAMSEPDVASSDPTNLETSIVRDGDELVINGRKWFITGALHPLCELVVLMGVSDGSPDAPRHRRHSLVLLPLKTPGLEIVRNIPILQHHSVEGHVELVFRNVRVPASALLGEPGEGFAMAQARLGPGRVHHCMRTIGQCELALELMAERALERQTFGRKLADYANVQDWIAESRVEIDQARLLVMRAAWRMDTEGNAAARTDVAAIKLVAARLQTRVLDRAMQVFGAMGLSPDTPLAFLYTWGRAMRFLDGPDEVHLRTVARAELEAARKRRGAGTAHFVPPAPLETPLTRG; translated from the coding sequence ATGGATTTCTCACACTCCCCCGCCAACCTGGGCTTGCAGGGTCGCGTGCGCGACATCATGGAGCGGCTGGTGCTGCCCTCCAACCGCGACTGGCACCGCTGGGCCGACGCCGGCGAATACCCCCTGGACGTGATCGAGCCGCTCAAGGCCTGCGCGAAAGCCGAAGGCCTGTGGAACCTCTTCCTGCCCGGCCTGAAGTCCGACGAGCCCGGCACCCGCCTGTCGAACACCGAATACGCGCCGCTGGCCGAGATCATGGGCCGGGTGCCCTGGGCCTCGGAGGTGTTCAACTGCAGCGCGCCCGACACCGGCAACATCGAGCTGCTGCACCTCTACGCCACGCCCGCGCAGCGCGAGCGGTGGCTGCGCCCGTTGCTGGAAGGCACGATGCGCTCGTGCTACGCCATGTCGGAGCCCGACGTGGCCTCGTCCGACCCGACCAACCTCGAGACGAGCATCGTGCGTGACGGCGACGAGCTCGTCATCAACGGCCGCAAGTGGTTCATCACCGGCGCGCTGCATCCGCTGTGCGAGCTGGTGGTGCTGATGGGCGTGTCCGACGGTTCGCCGGATGCGCCGCGCCACCGTCGGCATTCCCTCGTGCTGCTGCCGCTGAAGACGCCCGGCCTCGAGATCGTGCGCAACATCCCGATCCTCCAGCACCACAGCGTGGAAGGCCACGTGGAGCTGGTGTTCCGCAACGTCCGCGTACCCGCAAGCGCCCTGCTCGGCGAGCCGGGCGAGGGCTTTGCGATGGCGCAGGCACGGCTCGGCCCGGGGCGGGTGCACCACTGCATGCGCACCATCGGCCAGTGCGAGCTGGCGCTGGAGCTGATGGCCGAGCGGGCGCTCGAGCGCCAGACCTTCGGCCGCAAGCTCGCGGACTACGCCAACGTGCAGGACTGGATCGCCGAGAGCCGCGTCGAGATCGACCAGGCGCGGCTGCTGGTGATGCGCGCGGCCTGGCGCATGGACACCGAAGGCAATGCCGCCGCCCGCACCGACGTGGCCGCGATCAAGCTCGTGGCGGCGCGCCTGCAGACGCGCGTGCTCGACCGGGCGATGCAGGTGTTCGGGGCGATGGGCCTGTCGCCGGACACGCCACTCGCCTTCCTCTACACCTGGGGCCGCGCGATGCGCTTCCTCGACGGGCCCGACGAGGTGCACCTGCGCACCGTGGCGCGCGCGGAGCTGGAGGCCGCCCGCAAACGACGAGGGGCTGGAACGGCCCATTTCGTGCCGCCAGCCCCTTTGGAAACCCCGCTCACGCGGGGTTAG
- the ccoS gene encoding cbb3-type cytochrome oxidase assembly protein CcoS: MESLYLLLPLSVLLVLALIGLFGWAVQSGQFDDLEREGLRVLDGEAELTSAPSPEPAPPGA; this comes from the coding sequence ATGGAAAGCCTCTATCTCCTACTGCCGCTATCGGTCTTGCTCGTGCTGGCGCTGATCGGCCTCTTCGGCTGGGCCGTGCAGTCGGGCCAGTTCGACGACCTCGAACGCGAAGGCCTGCGCGTGCTCGACGGCGAGGCCGAGCTCACATCGGCACCTTCTCCCGAGCCCGCCCCACCAGGGGCTTGA
- the ccoN gene encoding cytochrome-c oxidase, cbb3-type subunit I, with protein MNTSSPALATPVYSDGVVRNFALAAVLWGIVGMLVGVIIAAQLTWPELNFGISWLSYGRLRPLHTNAVIFAFGGCALFASSYYVVQRTCQVPLFLPKLAAFTFWAWQLVIVAAAISLPMGYTQGKEYAELEWPIDILIAVVWVSYAIVFFGTIGIRKIRHIYVANWFFGGFILAVALLHIVNSAAIPGGWMKSYSAYAGVQDAMVQWWYGHNAVGFFLTAGFLGMMYYFIPKQAERPVYSYRLSIVHFWALIFTYMWAGPHHLHYTALPDWAQSLGMIFSLVLLAPSWGGMINGIMTLSGAWHKLRDDPILKFLIVSLSFYGMSTFEGPMMSIKTVNALSHYTDWTVGHVHSGALGWVGLISMGTLYYLVPRMFGQTKMYSTKAIELHFWIATIGIVLYIAAMWIAGVMQGLMWRAVNPDGTLVYSFVESVKATFPFYVVRLLGGLLYLSGMLIMGWNVVKTAMNGRAVPVAVPPVAAAAHA; from the coding sequence ATGAACACAAGCTCTCCGGCCCTTGCAACGCCGGTCTACAGCGACGGTGTGGTGCGCAATTTCGCGCTCGCTGCCGTGCTGTGGGGCATCGTCGGCATGCTGGTCGGCGTGATCATCGCCGCGCAGCTGACCTGGCCCGAACTCAACTTCGGCATCTCCTGGCTGAGCTACGGCCGGCTGCGCCCGCTGCACACCAACGCGGTGATCTTCGCCTTCGGTGGCTGCGCGCTCTTCGCGAGTTCGTATTACGTGGTCCAGCGCACCTGCCAGGTGCCGCTCTTCCTGCCCAAGCTGGCGGCCTTCACCTTCTGGGCTTGGCAACTCGTGATCGTGGCGGCCGCCATCTCGCTGCCGATGGGCTACACCCAGGGCAAGGAATACGCCGAACTCGAGTGGCCGATCGACATCCTGATCGCCGTCGTGTGGGTGTCGTATGCGATCGTGTTCTTCGGCACCATCGGCATCCGCAAGATCCGCCACATCTACGTGGCCAACTGGTTCTTCGGCGGCTTCATCCTCGCGGTGGCCCTGCTGCACATCGTCAACAGCGCGGCCATTCCCGGCGGCTGGATGAAGAGCTACTCGGCCTACGCCGGCGTGCAAGACGCGATGGTGCAGTGGTGGTACGGCCACAACGCCGTGGGCTTCTTCCTCACCGCTGGCTTCCTCGGGATGATGTATTACTTCATCCCCAAGCAGGCCGAGCGGCCGGTGTATTCGTATCGCCTGTCGATCGTGCACTTCTGGGCGCTGATCTTCACCTACATGTGGGCGGGCCCGCACCACCTGCACTACACCGCGCTGCCCGACTGGGCGCAGAGCCTCGGCATGATCTTCTCGCTGGTGCTGCTCGCGCCGAGCTGGGGCGGCATGATCAACGGGATCATGACCCTCTCGGGTGCGTGGCACAAGCTGCGTGACGACCCCATCCTCAAGTTCCTGATCGTGTCGCTGTCGTTCTACGGCATGAGCACCTTCGAGGGCCCGATGATGTCGATCAAGACCGTCAACGCGCTCAGCCACTACACCGACTGGACGGTCGGCCACGTGCACAGCGGCGCGCTCGGCTGGGTGGGCCTGATCTCGATGGGCACGCTGTACTACCTGGTGCCGCGCATGTTCGGCCAGACCAAGATGTACAGCACCAAGGCCATCGAGCTGCACTTCTGGATCGCCACGATCGGCATCGTGCTCTACATCGCCGCGATGTGGATCGCCGGTGTGATGCAAGGCCTGATGTGGCGCGCGGTCAACCCCGACGGCACGCTCGTGTACAGCTTCGTCGAGAGCGTGAAGGCGACCTTCCCGTTCTACGTCGTGCGCCTGCTCGGTGGCCTGCTCTACCTGAGCGGCATGCTGATCATGGGCTGGAACGTCGTGAAGACCGCGATGAACGGCCGCGCCGTGCCGGTGGCCGTGCCCCCGGTGGCCGCCGCCGCCCACGCCTGA
- a CDS encoding cbb3-type cytochrome c oxidase subunit 3: protein MDLNDLRSLVTLVSLATFAGICTWAWAKRNRDRFDEAARIPLMTADDEGARRE from the coding sequence ATGGACCTCAACGACCTCCGATCCCTCGTGACCCTGGTCTCGCTCGCCACCTTTGCCGGCATCTGCACCTGGGCCTGGGCCAAGCGCAACCGCGACCGCTTCGACGAAGCGGCCCGCATCCCGCTCATGACCGCCGACGATGAAGGAGCCCGCCGTGAGTGA